The following proteins are co-located in the Microbacterium sp. SORGH_AS_0888 genome:
- a CDS encoding helix-turn-helix transcriptional regulator, whose protein sequence is MVAGGRPGPLEGLTIREREVLALMADARSNADIARALTVTDAAVSKHVGDIVMKLGLSVSSRPAA, encoded by the coding sequence TTGGTCGCGGGAGGGCGTCCGGGGCCGCTCGAGGGACTCACGATCCGAGAACGAGAAGTGCTGGCACTGATGGCAGACGCCCGATCCAACGCCGACATCGCCCGCGCGCTCACGGTCACGGATGCCGCGGTGAGCAAGCACGTCGGCGACATCGTCATGAAGCTCGGCCTCAGCGTCTCGTCTCGGCCGGCTGCGTGA
- a CDS encoding lycopene cyclase family protein has product MRIAVIGAGPAGLLFATIVARELPGSTVDLFERNGADEAFGFGVVFSDATQRGVDSADSALRTTLDTHGVRWDAIAVRLKGEEHAFAGNGMGAVLRKDLLAELQQGARDAGANLHFHHPIELADLGDYDIVVAADGANSRTRQAVGEDTLGVSFEYATAKFIWFATDHVFDGLTFLHQHVAGLGDVPGVFCPTPQALPAWSRMPSPRAPRSKPTRRPCQAYGRRVGGDHDPA; this is encoded by the coding sequence ATGCGGATCGCCGTCATCGGAGCGGGGCCTGCAGGCCTGCTGTTCGCCACAATCGTCGCGCGGGAGCTTCCAGGGTCGACGGTCGACCTCTTCGAGCGCAACGGCGCCGACGAGGCGTTCGGGTTCGGCGTCGTCTTCTCCGACGCCACCCAGCGCGGGGTCGACAGCGCCGACAGCGCGCTGCGTACCACGCTCGACACTCACGGTGTGCGTTGGGACGCCATCGCGGTGCGCCTCAAGGGCGAGGAGCACGCGTTCGCCGGCAACGGCATGGGCGCGGTGCTCCGCAAAGACCTGCTCGCCGAGCTGCAGCAGGGTGCACGCGACGCCGGGGCGAACCTGCACTTCCATCACCCGATCGAGCTCGCCGATCTCGGCGACTACGACATCGTGGTGGCTGCCGACGGCGCCAACTCACGCACACGTCAGGCGGTCGGCGAGGACACGCTCGGCGTGAGTTTCGAGTACGCGACCGCCAAGTTCATCTGGTTCGCGACAGATCACGTCTTCGACGGCCTCACCTTCCTGCACCAGCACGTCGCGGGGCTCGGCGACGTCCCGGGTGTCTTCTGTCCGACCCCGCAGGCTTTGCCCGCGTGGTCGCGGATGCCGTCTCCGCGCGCGCCGCGGTCTAAGCCGACGCGCCGACCGTGCCAAGCGTACGGCCGGCGCGTCGGGGGCGATCACGACCCGGCATAA
- a CDS encoding MFS transporter, giving the protein MTIARRTPSSSSRWMYRAIGFLSFFDRFSAAPMMVVFASQEGAPLATAAALLAGYSFAYALGQPLWGALGDRVGRIFALRLALCGSLVASVLSVVLDPMPLVFAARILAGIFVGGLFPTIMTITGDTVREGPERSREVSALQTTTALGTTAATVLAAAVASLASWRVVPAVAAAGFALTLWAVRPLHESARRATLTASRAAFSRWTLVLYVIGVLDGAVLLGVFSFIAPAITAGGVAPALAGIFTASYGIAIIVGAQINRRLIQLWPRTRTMFLGGIALVLAYALAATGCDPRPRRRIGTYRTQQCFLPRGCTDMGN; this is encoded by the coding sequence GTGACCATTGCTCGCCGCACGCCCTCCTCGTCATCGCGCTGGATGTACCGCGCCATAGGATTTCTCTCCTTCTTCGACCGCTTCTCGGCAGCGCCCATGATGGTGGTCTTCGCGTCTCAGGAGGGTGCGCCTCTCGCCACGGCCGCAGCGCTCCTGGCTGGCTACAGCTTCGCGTACGCGCTCGGGCAACCTCTCTGGGGGGCACTCGGCGACCGGGTCGGCCGGATCTTCGCTCTGCGCCTCGCCCTGTGCGGATCCCTCGTTGCATCCGTCCTCAGCGTGGTGCTGGACCCCATGCCCTTGGTGTTCGCCGCGCGTATCTTGGCGGGCATCTTCGTGGGCGGATTGTTCCCGACGATCATGACCATCACTGGTGACACAGTTCGCGAAGGGCCAGAACGCAGCCGGGAGGTATCTGCGTTGCAGACAACAACCGCGCTCGGCACAACGGCCGCCACTGTTCTCGCAGCGGCCGTCGCTTCCCTAGCGAGCTGGCGAGTAGTCCCCGCCGTGGCCGCCGCCGGATTTGCCCTCACGTTGTGGGCGGTGCGACCGCTCCACGAGTCTGCACGGCGCGCCACGCTGACCGCATCGCGCGCCGCATTCAGTCGGTGGACACTCGTTCTCTACGTCATCGGCGTGTTGGACGGTGCGGTATTGCTCGGAGTGTTCAGTTTCATCGCGCCGGCCATAACCGCGGGTGGCGTCGCTCCCGCTCTCGCCGGCATCTTCACCGCAAGCTACGGCATTGCGATCATCGTGGGCGCGCAGATCAACAGGCGCCTCATACAACTCTGGCCGCGGACGAGGACCATGTTCCTCGGTGGCATAGCGCTCGTGCTTGCATATGCGCTCGCGGCGACCGGGTGCGACCCCCGCCCTCGCCGCCGCATCGGCACTTATCGGACTCAGCAATGCTTTCTTCCACGCGGCTGTACAGACATGGGCAACTGA
- a CDS encoding LysR family transcriptional regulator yields MDIRTLSYVIAIAENDSFTAAAEECGIAQPSLSRSIAALEREIGETLFVRGRGGAVPTEAGLTLLPYARAAVAAIERAREAFSDRAGLLTGTLRVGAVTGLVDTVLPAAVAELSQDHPSLAIQLVGGPGAELVEAVHVGSLDAAALGMGDTTHLPGGLTSQNLLAEEVVTVSRPGILPPAATTRLADLSALPIVTYSTRSELGQLLESRLGALMRNALCLADDQSLHIALAAAGAGVAITAGSSTVRAQGPLLDVRPLEPGISFSKCFVWREDTHDSPALAALRRNLAKRLGGSPRQRPDRG; encoded by the coding sequence ATGGATATTCGTACGTTGTCCTACGTGATCGCGATCGCAGAGAACGACTCGTTCACGGCGGCCGCCGAGGAGTGCGGTATCGCTCAGCCTTCGCTGAGCCGCAGCATCGCAGCGCTGGAGCGAGAGATCGGCGAAACACTCTTCGTACGGGGACGCGGGGGTGCGGTCCCGACCGAGGCGGGGCTGACTCTTCTCCCCTATGCGCGGGCTGCTGTAGCAGCGATCGAACGCGCTCGCGAGGCGTTCTCGGATCGGGCTGGCCTTCTCACAGGAACGCTTCGTGTCGGCGCGGTGACAGGGCTCGTCGACACGGTGCTCCCCGCAGCCGTCGCCGAACTCTCCCAGGACCATCCGAGTCTTGCTATCCAGCTGGTCGGCGGACCCGGAGCGGAGCTGGTCGAGGCCGTGCACGTCGGTTCTCTGGACGCGGCCGCGCTGGGTATGGGCGATACAACGCACCTGCCCGGCGGGCTCACGTCCCAGAACCTCCTCGCAGAGGAGGTCGTCACGGTGTCTCGCCCCGGCATCTTGCCACCGGCCGCGACCACTCGCCTGGCTGATCTCAGCGCGCTCCCCATCGTGACTTACAGCACGCGGTCAGAGTTGGGACAACTCCTCGAATCCCGCCTCGGAGCGCTCATGCGCAATGCCTTGTGTCTCGCAGACGACCAGTCGTTACACATCGCTCTTGCTGCCGCCGGCGCCGGCGTCGCTATCACCGCGGGGTCGAGCACCGTCCGAGCGCAAGGCCCGCTTCTGGACGTTCGACCACTTGAGCCCGGGATCTCGTTCAGCAAGTGCTTCGTCTGGCGCGAGGACACACACGATAGTCCCGCCCTGGCCGCGCTGCGGCGGAACCTGGCGAAGCGCCTAGGAGGATCACCACGCCAACGTCCGGATCGCGGATAG
- a CDS encoding acyltransferase family protein, which produces MITVAEPSSAAARADASGLRRLPGLDGLRAIAVMVVMAFHFFPRALPGGFIGVDIFFVISGFLITTLLVRDVTRQGTVRLRRFWTRRARRLLPALFVLLLVCSSATLLVGKDTGLSLGRQLLGALTFSSNWVAIGAGSSYFAHDAPELFRNLWSLAVEEQFYVVWPFVVWLLARFLRPRASALVCAGMAALSAVLMALLSQGGDLTRVYFGTDTHSFGLMIGACLAFALIHRRRDPVTSLRAELRRPGLWTGAAALVLLGLACLLLGEADAVTYRGGLVAVSVLTAVVIWSVIASPRLGRLLDVAPLRAIGRRSYGLYLWHWPVFVLIAAAVPPSAGPSRVVVVGLGAAVASVGAAWLSYAAIERPFLTGVLPMRWRPAGERRAWRVAVGLAAASVLAITTAAAVAAAPHASQAEQAIQRGRDVLATPAPTDPSAPAPTSPAPTSAASSPSGTPAATTSIVGTDVTAVGDSVMLASAPELAAALPGILIDAEVSRQPRTAPQLLADLDAAGDLRRVVVLALGTNGYWGAGTLDGVMQVIGPDRKLVLVTAYAPREWTESVNGGDAQLAAAHPDQVSVADWAAAAAARPDLLGPDGIHPGDEGGALYARTILAALPPSP; this is translated from the coding sequence GTGATCACGGTGGCGGAGCCGTCTTCCGCGGCAGCGCGCGCCGACGCATCCGGACTGCGGCGCCTCCCTGGTCTCGACGGGCTGCGGGCGATCGCCGTGATGGTCGTCATGGCGTTCCACTTCTTCCCCCGTGCGCTTCCCGGCGGGTTCATCGGCGTCGACATCTTCTTCGTCATCAGCGGCTTCCTCATCACGACGCTGCTCGTGCGCGATGTCACGCGTCAGGGCACCGTGCGGCTGCGACGGTTCTGGACCCGCCGGGCGCGCCGCCTGCTGCCGGCGCTGTTCGTCCTCCTCCTCGTGTGCAGCTCGGCCACGTTGCTCGTGGGCAAGGACACGGGACTGTCGCTCGGCCGTCAGCTGCTGGGCGCGCTCACCTTCTCCAGCAACTGGGTCGCGATCGGCGCAGGCAGCAGCTACTTCGCTCACGACGCGCCCGAGCTCTTCCGCAACCTCTGGTCGCTCGCGGTCGAGGAGCAGTTCTACGTCGTCTGGCCGTTCGTCGTGTGGCTGCTCGCCCGCTTCCTCCGCCCGCGGGCGAGCGCGCTCGTCTGCGCGGGGATGGCGGCCCTCTCCGCCGTCCTGATGGCGCTGCTGTCCCAGGGCGGCGACCTCACACGCGTCTACTTCGGCACCGACACGCACAGCTTCGGCCTCATGATCGGCGCGTGCCTCGCGTTCGCGTTGATCCATCGGCGCCGCGATCCGGTGACGAGCCTCCGCGCCGAGCTGCGCCGTCCGGGCCTCTGGACGGGCGCTGCCGCCCTCGTCCTGCTCGGGCTGGCCTGCCTCCTGCTCGGCGAGGCGGATGCCGTCACCTATCGCGGCGGTCTCGTCGCCGTCAGCGTGCTGACCGCCGTCGTGATCTGGAGCGTGATCGCCTCGCCCCGGCTCGGACGACTGCTGGATGTCGCGCCGCTGCGCGCGATCGGCCGGCGCTCCTACGGGCTGTACCTGTGGCACTGGCCGGTGTTCGTGCTGATCGCCGCCGCGGTCCCGCCGAGCGCCGGCCCCTCCCGCGTGGTCGTGGTGGGTCTCGGCGCCGCCGTCGCGAGCGTCGGAGCGGCCTGGCTCTCCTACGCGGCGATCGAGCGTCCCTTCCTCACCGGTGTACTTCCGATGCGGTGGCGGCCGGCCGGCGAGCGCCGGGCATGGCGCGTCGCGGTGGGCCTGGCCGCCGCGAGCGTCCTCGCGATCACGACGGCCGCCGCGGTTGCGGCCGCCCCCCACGCCTCGCAGGCGGAGCAGGCCATCCAGCGCGGGCGGGACGTCCTCGCCACCCCGGCGCCGACGGACCCGAGCGCCCCCGCCCCGACGAGCCCGGCCCCGACGAGCGCGGCCTCCTCGCCGTCCGGGACGCCTGCGGCGACGACATCCATCGTGGGCACCGACGTCACGGCGGTCGGCGACTCGGTCATGCTCGCCTCGGCCCCCGAGCTGGCGGCGGCGCTGCCGGGCATCCTCATCGACGCCGAGGTCTCGAGGCAGCCGCGGACCGCGCCGCAGCTGCTGGCCGACCTGGATGCGGCGGGCGATCTGCGTCGTGTCGTCGTGCTGGCGCTCGGCACGAACGGATACTGGGGCGCCGGGACGCTGGACGGCGTGATGCAGGTGATCGGCCCCGATCGCAAGCTCGTGCTCGTGACCGCCTATGCGCCCCGCGAGTGGACCGAGTCGGTCAACGGCGGCGACGCGCAGCTGGCGGCAGCCCATCCGGATCAGGTGAGCGTGGCCGACTGGGCGGCGGCCGCCGCGGCGCGGCCGGACCTGCTCGGCCCGGACGGCATCCACCCGGGGGACGAGGGCGGCGCCCTCTACGCCCGCACGATCCTGGCCGCTCTCCCGCCCTCCCCGTGA
- a CDS encoding response regulator transcription factor produces MTDAPEAQKTAVIVEDDPDVRHLLVEVLEAAGFSTVSVGNGIDGVRAVLAYQPLITTLDVNMPGIDGFEAARRIREKSNTFIIMLTGLADEADVVLGLGAGADEYIVKPFRPREFRARVEALLRRPRPVAGNGTQPRQGAVGPSFPGARQPGETLPGGDAFPAPRDFPAEPAMPNPPAQPTYPAIAPGYAPPQPGYPAQQPAYPAQQPAVAPAPAEATPIIVPAASTGSEVAVPSGSRVAVPGGGYWVTHRDLQLNPETRIVLIAGQEVELTRTEFDLLATLLESKRRVRSKADLTLVLRGESYVTSYYVGEADKRAVEAHMTNLRRKLADNPTNPRYIETVRGVGYRLTTELLAP; encoded by the coding sequence ATGACCGATGCTCCCGAGGCACAGAAGACAGCAGTCATCGTCGAGGACGACCCGGACGTGCGGCACCTCCTCGTCGAGGTGCTGGAGGCGGCGGGCTTCTCGACCGTCTCCGTCGGCAACGGCATCGACGGGGTGCGCGCCGTCCTCGCCTACCAGCCGCTGATCACGACGCTCGACGTCAACATGCCCGGCATCGACGGCTTCGAGGCCGCCCGCCGGATCCGCGAGAAGAGCAACACGTTCATCATCATGCTGACGGGGCTCGCCGACGAGGCGGACGTGGTGCTCGGTCTCGGCGCGGGCGCCGACGAGTACATCGTCAAGCCGTTCCGGCCCCGCGAGTTCCGCGCTCGCGTGGAGGCCCTCCTGCGCCGGCCGCGGCCCGTGGCGGGCAACGGCACCCAGCCGAGGCAGGGCGCCGTCGGACCCTCGTTCCCCGGCGCGCGGCAGCCCGGCGAGACCCTGCCGGGCGGCGATGCCTTCCCCGCGCCCCGTGACTTCCCCGCCGAGCCGGCCATGCCGAATCCGCCGGCGCAGCCCACGTACCCGGCGATCGCGCCCGGATACGCGCCGCCGCAGCCGGGGTACCCGGCACAGCAGCCGGCGTACCCGGCGCAGCAGCCCGCGGTCGCCCCTGCTCCCGCCGAGGCGACGCCGATCATCGTGCCCGCGGCATCCACCGGCTCCGAGGTCGCCGTGCCGTCGGGGTCGCGGGTGGCCGTGCCCGGCGGCGGGTACTGGGTGACCCACCGCGATCTGCAGCTGAACCCGGAGACGCGCATCGTGCTCATCGCCGGCCAGGAGGTCGAGCTCACGCGCACCGAGTTCGACCTGCTCGCGACCCTGCTCGAGTCGAAGCGCCGGGTGCGCAGCAAGGCAGATCTCACGCTCGTGCTGCGCGGCGAGTCCTACGTCACGTCCTACTACGTCGGCGAGGCCGACAAGCGGGCGGTCGAGGCGCACATGACGAACCTCCGCCGCAAGCTCGCCGACAATCCCACGAACCCGCGGTACATCGAGACCGTGCGCGGGGTCGGCTACCGGCTCACGACCGAGCTGCTCGCACCCTGA
- a CDS encoding DUF6584 family protein, producing the protein MCPGDAGGRARADVAAARHRPLLDRLKSAVANDPADLPAREHLAEMYRSLGYSDQAARWGAALPGWLTRTERAVLARTLRGAPRDRVRTLMMLPSGMSLPEDVDDLLFSGTPDDRRWRWRVATHLDTALRFLVLFAGAAIAFCVVLIVGAAFAGASDIRLMTRVMAVTCAIPLLCTDTLWLLRSLLTLRWWVVPVTVAVGIPLVLMIVWIAPTPGGYLPWE; encoded by the coding sequence ATGTGTCCGGGGGATGCGGGCGGACGAGCCCGCGCTGACGTCGCAGCCGCGCGCCACCGCCCCCTGCTCGACCGCCTGAAGAGCGCTGTCGCGAACGACCCGGCCGACCTGCCCGCGCGGGAGCATCTCGCTGAGATGTACCGCTCGCTCGGCTACTCCGACCAAGCCGCCCGCTGGGGCGCCGCCCTCCCCGGGTGGCTCACCCGCACGGAGCGAGCGGTCCTTGCCCGCACGCTCCGAGGTGCTCCGCGCGACCGCGTCCGGACGCTGATGATGCTCCCGTCGGGGATGTCGCTGCCCGAGGACGTCGACGATCTCCTCTTCTCCGGAACCCCGGACGATCGGCGATGGCGATGGCGTGTCGCGACACACCTCGACACCGCGCTGCGTTTCCTCGTCCTGTTCGCCGGAGCAGCCATCGCCTTCTGCGTGGTCCTGATCGTCGGCGCGGCGTTCGCCGGCGCGTCGGACATCCGGCTGATGACTCGCGTGATGGCTGTGACGTGCGCCATCCCGCTCCTGTGCACCGATACGCTCTGGCTCCTGAGGAGCCTGCTGACCCTGCGCTGGTGGGTCGTCCCGGTGACGGTCGCCGTCGGCATCCCGCTGGTGCTGATGATCGTGTGGATCGCGCCCACACCCGGCGGATACCTGCCCTGGGAGTAG
- a CDS encoding GntR family transcriptional regulator, with amino-acid sequence MPISASPLSRSDGLLADQVFTRLSDAIVAGELAENEPLNDHQLAAAFGVSRTPVREALQRLQQLGLVDATPQVGTKVAPVDDDLIVQILEFSGIQSSMVVAMAVPRLSESDRIHAIDLVQALIDAPDPATSFQAGRDFVKFMTDRCGNVMLQRAIADMRFIVLRSIRHIRPILGADPERIACYRRMQDAIRDGDGERAAAAFREQHRLPLRIVERATPDEHDPHEKRPASPR; translated from the coding sequence GTGCCCATATCTGCGAGCCCGCTTTCACGGAGCGATGGGCTGCTGGCCGATCAAGTGTTCACACGGCTCTCGGATGCCATCGTCGCCGGCGAGCTCGCGGAGAACGAGCCGCTCAACGATCACCAGCTCGCTGCGGCGTTCGGCGTCTCACGCACGCCGGTCCGAGAGGCCTTGCAGCGACTGCAGCAACTAGGTCTGGTAGACGCAACACCCCAGGTAGGCACGAAGGTGGCCCCGGTCGACGACGATCTCATCGTTCAAATCCTCGAGTTCAGCGGGATCCAATCATCCATGGTTGTCGCCATGGCCGTGCCGAGGTTGTCGGAGTCTGACCGGATCCACGCGATCGATCTCGTGCAAGCGCTCATCGACGCCCCGGACCCAGCGACGTCCTTTCAAGCCGGACGCGACTTCGTGAAGTTCATGACCGATCGGTGCGGCAACGTGATGTTGCAGCGGGCGATCGCCGACATGCGATTCATCGTGCTGAGAAGCATACGGCACATCAGACCCATACTCGGCGCGGACCCCGAGCGAATCGCCTGCTACCGGCGGATGCAGGATGCCATACGCGACGGCGACGGCGAAAGGGCCGCTGCTGCATTCCGTGAGCAGCATCGCCTGCCCCTGCGCATCGTGGAACGAGCGACGCCAGACGAGCACGACCCCCACGAGAAACGGCCCGCCTCACCCCGCTGA
- a CDS encoding glycoside hydrolase family 6 protein, whose protein sequence is MSRSRRPRRRTPRWLAIVLIAAAMVVVVTIIGTVGWFVTAGLQLISAQPPGVGTTIVAPAESKAAKAAASGSLTGTEQTAAEYLAAQPTAYWLTPEIDPIGEVGGRVLTLAQEAREQKASLAVVVYGLPERDCSAEHSAGGLDDADYTTWTTQIGQALSSIKDVRKIVVLEPDSLALAPECGNIDARAAQLHDAVGRLSGIDTWIYLDGGHSNWRSASDMAALIQKVGVLDTVRGFALNVSNFNSTADEFAYAHDVARALGGGHALIDTSRNGAGPDGSVWCNPPDRLVGDRGGTFGDDVVDTNLWIKPPGESDGECNGGPAAGDWWPPASVELTRNAIG, encoded by the coding sequence ATGTCTCGCTCGCGGCGACCCCGGCGGCGCACTCCGCGCTGGCTCGCGATCGTCCTGATCGCGGCGGCGATGGTCGTCGTGGTGACCATCATCGGCACGGTCGGGTGGTTCGTCACCGCGGGGCTGCAGCTGATCTCCGCGCAGCCGCCCGGGGTCGGGACCACGATCGTCGCGCCCGCGGAGTCCAAGGCGGCCAAGGCCGCCGCATCCGGCTCGCTGACCGGCACCGAGCAGACGGCCGCCGAGTACCTGGCCGCCCAGCCCACGGCCTACTGGCTCACCCCCGAGATCGATCCGATCGGCGAGGTCGGCGGACGCGTGCTCACCCTCGCGCAGGAGGCGCGCGAGCAGAAGGCCTCGCTCGCGGTCGTCGTCTACGGCCTGCCCGAGCGCGACTGCAGCGCGGAGCACTCGGCGGGCGGACTCGACGACGCCGACTACACGACGTGGACGACCCAGATCGGACAGGCGCTGTCGAGCATCAAGGACGTGCGCAAGATCGTCGTGCTCGAGCCCGACAGCCTCGCCCTCGCCCCCGAGTGCGGCAACATCGACGCGCGCGCGGCACAGCTGCACGACGCCGTCGGCCGGCTCTCGGGGATCGACACGTGGATCTACCTCGACGGCGGCCACTCGAACTGGCGGTCCGCATCCGACATGGCGGCGCTCATCCAGAAGGTCGGCGTGCTCGACACGGTGCGCGGCTTCGCGCTCAACGTCTCGAACTTCAACTCGACGGCCGATGAGTTCGCCTACGCGCATGACGTCGCGCGAGCCCTGGGCGGCGGCCATGCGCTCATCGACACCTCCCGCAACGGCGCGGGTCCCGACGGGAGCGTCTGGTGCAACCCGCCGGACCGGCTCGTGGGCGATCGCGGCGGCACGTTCGGCGACGACGTCGTCGACACCAACCTGTGGATCAAGCCTCCGGGCGAGAGCGACGGCGAGTGCAACGGCGGCCCGGCCGCGGGAGACTGGTGGCCGCCCGCATCCGTCGAGCTCACCAGGAACGCGATCGGCTGA
- a CDS encoding universal stress protein yields MADTIIVGVTDAAASRRALDWAARRARDLGRRIVLFSVVGGAVGAVGEDDIVAQVVDATAARLQAVAAELAASGLDVAAEVANGDPVALLVAASSDAELLVIGGEPRGRGHRGQHGARIAAGAHCPVVVVPEPGDAPRRGVVVGVDGSETSSAAIAFAATEAERLGEPLTVLAAWLPVAVPGDFGVYPDVYLTDLEGITRAGAERVAAEVTERHPGLEVLTDVSEGDPAQVIGDSAESASLVVVGSHGRSGFARFLLGSVSEEVVAHLAAPTAVVR; encoded by the coding sequence ATGGCAGACACGATCATCGTCGGAGTGACGGATGCGGCGGCCTCCCGCCGTGCGCTCGACTGGGCCGCGCGGCGTGCCCGTGATCTCGGGCGCCGGATCGTCCTGTTCTCGGTCGTTGGCGGCGCCGTGGGCGCGGTCGGCGAGGACGACATCGTCGCGCAGGTCGTGGATGCGACCGCCGCCCGGCTCCAGGCGGTCGCCGCGGAGCTCGCGGCATCCGGTCTCGACGTCGCCGCCGAGGTCGCCAACGGCGACCCGGTCGCGCTCCTGGTGGCGGCGTCCTCGGACGCCGAGCTGCTCGTGATCGGCGGTGAGCCGCGCGGGCGTGGACACCGCGGCCAGCACGGTGCGCGGATCGCGGCGGGTGCGCACTGCCCGGTCGTCGTGGTGCCCGAGCCGGGGGATGCCCCTCGCCGGGGTGTCGTGGTCGGCGTCGACGGCTCCGAGACCTCGAGCGCGGCGATCGCGTTCGCCGCGACGGAGGCCGAGCGCCTCGGCGAGCCGCTCACGGTGCTCGCGGCCTGGCTGCCGGTGGCGGTGCCCGGCGACTTCGGGGTGTATCCGGATGTCTACCTCACCGACCTCGAGGGCATCACCCGTGCCGGTGCCGAACGCGTCGCCGCCGAGGTCACGGAACGGCACCCGGGCCTCGAGGTCCTGACGGACGTGAGCGAGGGAGACCCCGCGCAGGTCATCGGCGACAGCGCGGAGTCGGCGTCGCTGGTCGTGGTCGGCTCGCACGGTCGCAGCGGCTTCGCCCGGTTCCTCCTCGGATCCGTCAGCGAAGAGGTCGTCGCCCACCTCGCCGCGCCGACGGCGGTCGTTCGCTGA
- a CDS encoding PaaX family transcriptional regulator C-terminal domain-containing protein: MRPRSLVFTLYGDYFRYCADGAAPLAGLSDVMELFGVERATTRMVMSRLRADGWFDAVRDGRRTTYRLASRGWGLLDAGRERIFRHDSESGDGQWTLVLTRTADRAARDEFRKNLAWLGFGSLQPATWIAPGDRRASAQRALDEQPAGDGDVFLTRTDDLVKDREIAARAWDLQALDDQYRRFVERHEGTGEGALEELSDDEALVRRVRLTDDYRRFPYADPDLPARLLPDQWAGAVAHALFAERHEALREAAVRAIEAHTGLHVTDPHRVVFDGARVTYSVTA; encoded by the coding sequence ATGCGCCCTCGCTCCCTTGTATTCACGCTGTACGGGGACTATTTCCGCTACTGCGCCGATGGCGCCGCGCCTCTGGCCGGCCTCAGCGACGTCATGGAGCTCTTCGGCGTCGAGCGCGCGACGACGCGTATGGTGATGTCGCGGCTGCGCGCGGACGGCTGGTTCGACGCCGTTCGCGACGGTCGGCGTACGACTTATCGTCTCGCCTCACGCGGGTGGGGGTTGCTGGATGCCGGGCGTGAGCGCATCTTCCGTCATGATTCCGAGTCGGGGGACGGGCAATGGACGCTGGTGCTCACACGCACGGCCGACCGAGCAGCGCGTGACGAGTTCCGCAAGAACTTGGCGTGGCTCGGGTTCGGGTCGCTGCAGCCGGCGACCTGGATCGCTCCCGGTGACCGCCGCGCGAGCGCGCAGCGCGCGCTCGACGAGCAGCCCGCCGGTGACGGCGACGTCTTCCTCACCCGCACCGATGATCTCGTCAAGGACCGTGAGATCGCCGCGCGCGCCTGGGATCTCCAGGCACTCGACGACCAGTACCGCCGCTTCGTGGAGCGCCACGAAGGCACAGGGGAGGGGGCGTTGGAGGAGCTGAGCGATGACGAGGCGCTGGTGCGCCGTGTGCGGCTCACCGACGACTACCGTCGCTTCCCCTACGCTGACCCCGACCTCCCCGCCCGCCTTCTCCCCGACCAGTGGGCGGGCGCGGTGGCGCATGCGCTGTTCGCGGAGCGCCACGAGGCGCTCCGCGAGGCCGCGGTGCGAGCCATCGAGGCGCACACCGGCCTGCATGTCACCGATCCCCATCGCGTCGTGTTCGACGGCGCCCGCGTCACCTACTCCGTCACAGCCTGA